gtggcgacttgaagttgaagatgaatAAACAATCTATCATGGAAAAATGGGGACTTCTCGTGTTGTACTGCATTTTTGCAGCAGTGGGTTTTATTGGTGGACCGTTGTTACTTCGAGTTTACTTCTTACATGGTGGTAGTCGTAAATGGTTATCAAGTGCATTACAAACAGCTGGATTTCCGATACTTCTCATGCCACTTGCTATCCATTACGCTAAACGTGATAAAGCAGTACCGCAAATCGATTTTTTTGCTTCTCCCAAACTCTTACTTTCAAGTATATTTATTGGTATACTACTAGGAGTTAGCAACTTCATGTACTCTTATGGTTTATCGTTCCTTCCCGTTTCAACTTCGTCGATTCTACTCTCAACGAACCTTATTTTCACAGCCCTTTTTGCCTTAATTCTTGTTCGACAGAAATTTAGTCCTTTTTCGATCAATGCTATTGTAATAATGACACTGGGTTCAGTCTTACTTGGTGTTGGGCAAAACGGTGATCGTCCTGAGGGTGTCACTAGTTTGCAATACTTACTAGGTTTCATTTTATGTATTGGTGCTGCTGCTTCAGGGGGATTAGCCTTACCTTGTATAGAGGTTGCTTACACTAAAGCCAACCAAGTAATGACATATCCTATAgtgttgcaatatcaatttttcATGGCGCTTTCAGCTACGGTTTTCAGTATCATAGGAATGGCTGTAAACAAGGATTTCCAGGCAATGCAGAGAGAAGCAGATGAATTTGGATTAGGAAAGATGGAATACTATTTAGTGTTGGTCTCAAGTGCAGTAGTGTGGCAAATTTCATATATTGGAACATTAGGGATTATATTTTATGCAACATCTATCTTTGCTGGAGTTGTTAGCGCAGTGTTACTTCCTCTCACTGAAATCGCGGCTGTAATTGTTTTCCATGAGAAGTTTACAGGTGAGAAAGGAATGGCTTTGGCTATGAGTGTTTGGGGCTTCCTTTCTTACTTTTATGGAACGTACAAGGAGAGcaaagtacaaacacaaataGATAGTACTAAAAACCAGCCCAAGTAAATGATCATCACCGCAATAGCTAGTGGCCAGCTAGTTCAGATGATGAAATTAATATTGTATACTGGGATatttttataatggtttagaagtGCACGCATATATATGTGTCTGCGATGAGTTGAGAGAGTGTGGGAGCTGAGTCATTTTTTATAAGTATTGTAATCAATAATTTCATACTAAGAAATATATATACTTTTTATGAATCATCTTTCAAAAATGTTTTATGGACAATGTTTGCAACACCATTATCTGTTCTTCCAATTTAAGGGAACCCCTAAACACATTCAGTTGTTACTTTTAATACCAGCCATGCTATTTATATGTGTACCTCTCTTGAGATGACAAAGGTCGAACCCCCGGCTAACTATTAAACCAGTGTTACTAGAATCATTCCAAATTTATAACTAGCAACAATCAGCTCTTCGCATTCAACAATTTGCGATAATGACAagcattttattttataaaaagatATCTAATACTACAGTTAAGAAAGAAGATATATATGCGGGGTGTGGTCGGTATAAAGAGTTTGGGTTTGATCAAACTCTATCTTGACTAAATTTGTTCATAAAGTTTAGGAAATCTTAAGAGCCAAGTTAGGAGAACTTGTTTCCAAAGTTAGGGCTTCTTAAGGACCAAATTTgtttctctatatatatgattagaATTATAGGTTTGTAGAAATCCaatctagaagagtggtaaatccttgtgcttaggattttggtctctttggtaggcagggtcgtgtgctaccgtgaaggtcaatatcggtgtgagagaaaaacttgtagagagaggattttggcgTTCTAATGTGTAGGGTTTGGGGCTTTTCCCgaaacctagtttctagtgtttccctgtttctcctctgttactatCAACTATGAAGATGGTGtaaaagagaagacatgaggctggtttggCAAATGTTAGAGAGTTGATTTTTATGATTTCTCCAATggcgttctcgggtatgtcttgctAACTCTTtgtcttgtcttgggttgcggaaTGAGCacgtaatggtctttgatttaatggaagtttttctggtggtgttggtcgtggatgtagcctgtaaaggtgaaccacgtatattttttgttgtggttgtgtgtttcTTTATCATCTGTCTATTTCTTATAATTT
This genomic stretch from Papaver somniferum cultivar HN1 chromosome 5, ASM357369v1, whole genome shotgun sequence harbors:
- the LOC113280115 gene encoding purine permease 3-like produces the protein MSALHIQMMEEGVLSPEIKPSTPSKNIKLSDGIHGDDGGDLKLKMNKQSIMEKWGLLVLYCIFAAVGFIGGPLLLRVYFLHGGSRKWLSSALQTAGFPILLMPLAIHYAKRDKAVPQIDFFASPKLLLSSIFIGILLGVSNFMYSYGLSFLPVSTSSILLSTNLIFTALFALILVRQKFSPFSINAIVIMTLGSVLLGVGQNGDRPEGVTSLQYLLGFILCIGAAASGGLALPCIEVAYTKANQVMTYPIVLQYQFFMALSATVFSIIGMAVNKDFQAMQREADEFGLGKMEYYLVLVSSAVVWQISYIGTLGIIFYATSIFAGVVSAVLLPLTEIAAVIVFHEKFTGEKGMALAMSVWGFLSYFYGTYKESKVQTQIDSTKNQPK